In Amaranthus tricolor cultivar Red isolate AtriRed21 chromosome 3, ASM2621246v1, whole genome shotgun sequence, a single window of DNA contains:
- the LOC130809309 gene encoding uncharacterized protein LOC130809309, with product MLGGQELDKVLEMEVNTISQEGSSRGRGKNKRFWTCQEDSMLIKYLHQLSTDPKWKGEGSFKNGYMSRLEELINGELPSCGLKAFPHIESRIKHWSEKYSLLAEMLSTSGFGWDADKKMLQVERAVFDEWAKVKFWDLLYITL from the exons ATGCTTGGAGGGCAAGAGTTAGACAAG GTACTTGAAATGGAGGTGAATACCATTAGCCAAGAGGGAAGTAGTAGAGGGAGGGGCAAGAATAAGCGCTTTTGGACATGTCAAGAAGATTCGATGCTTATAAAGTATTTACACCAATTGTCTACTGATCCTAAGTGGAAAGGTGAGGGCAGTTTTAAAAATGGTTACATGAGTAGGTTGGAAGAGTTGATTAATGGTGAGCTTCCTAGTTGTGGTTTGAAGGCTTTTCCGCACATTGAATCAAGAATCAAACATTGGTCAGAGAAATACAGTTTACTAGCTGAGATGTTATCTACTTCGGGATTTGGATGGGATGCCGATAAGAAGATGTTGCAAGTAGAGAGAGCAGTGTTCGATGAATGGGCAAAGGTAAAGTTCTGGGATCTTTTATACATTACTTTGTGA
- the LOC130808458 gene encoding protein ALP1-like yields the protein MDRIMQSLRRKRRLKQLQLVVANVVVVLMMYWVWYMTSIATVRGVQLIQSKRDRKILRLKIMHRLIQESDVHCKSELRVNRQTFNIICEMLKEIGGLTRTKNMSLDEIVAMFLYTLAHHKKNRSIAHFFIRSRETVSRQFNLCLRAILKLHEHLLYKPTPILEECEDERWKPFKNCLGALDGTYVNVTVHPQGRGKYRTRKGTIAMNVLGVCAPNMQFIYVLPGWEGSAHDVRVLRNALTRPNGFRVPRSNYYLVDGGYTNCEGFLAPYRRQLYHLKEWTDRQPQTAEEYYNMKHARARNVIERCFGKVMPTDDVEEENMSNDNSDNDSDDEKYVSSRFV from the exons atGGATCGAATTATGCAATCCTTACGGAGAAAAAGACGTCTAAAACAACTTCAATTGGTAGTAGCAAATGTAGTTGTAGTTCTTATGATGTATTGGGTTTGGTATATGACAAGTATTGCTAcggttaggggtgttcaattgATCCAAAGTAAAAGAGATAGAAAAATATTGCGCTTAAAAATTATGCATCGCTTAATACAAGAAAGTGATGTGCATTGCAAAAGTGAACTTCGGGTTAATAGACAaacctttaatattatttgtgagATGCTTAAGGAGATTGGAGGCCTCACTCGGACAAAAAATATGTCTCTTGATGAGATAGTTGCCATGTTTTTGTACACTTTAGCTcaccataaaaaaaatagatctaTTGCTCACTTTTTCATAAGAAGTAGAGAGACCGTGAGTCGGCAATTCAACTTATGTCTGAGGGCTATACTTAAGTTGCATGAGCATTTGCTTTACAAGCCCACACCAATATTAGAAGAATGTGAAGACGAAAGGTGGAAACCTTTTAAG aaTTGTTTAGGAGCATTGGATGGTACCTACGTAAATGTAACTGTACATCCCCAAGGTCGTGGTAAATATCGGACAAGAAAAGGTACCATTGCTATGAATGTGTTGGGTGTTTGTGCACCCAACATGCAATTTATCTATGTTCTTCCGGGTTGGGAAGGCTCTGCTCACGATGTTCGTGTTCTTCGCAATGCTCTCACTAGGCCAAATGGCTTTAGGGTTCCTAGAA GTAACTATTATTTGGTCGATGGGGGGTATACAAACTGTGAGGGTTTTCTTGCTCCATATAGACGGCAACTATATCATCTTAAGGAATGGACAGATAGACAACCACAAACTGCAGAAGAGTATTACAATATGAAGCATGCTCGAGCAAGAAATGTAATTGAAAGATGTTTTGG GAAAGTGATGCCCACAGATGATGTAGAAGAAGAGAATATGAGTAATGACAATTCTGATAACGATTCTGATGATGAA AAATATGTTAGCTCAAGATTTGTTTAA
- the LOC130809307 gene encoding putative pentatricopeptide repeat-containing protein At5g65820: MRRLCLRSLHFSKNPYSFRVPIESYVGTTHDTNFSNISAPYNNNPVPQNSSSPCNLDLVSQKNVLGLVYVDSEPQIGNPSYHKFDEFEADVEKIYRILRKFHSRVPKLELALQESGVVMRPGLTERVLKRCGDAGNLGYQFFVWASKQPGYRHSYDVYKIMVRTLGKMRKFGAVWAIIEEMRRESPHLVTPDLFVVLMRRFASAKMVQKAVEVLDEMPKFGCEPDEYVFGCLLDALSKNGSVKEATSLFEDMRMRFMPTIKHFTSLLYGWCREGKLLEAKHILVQMRESGFEPDIVVYNNLLNGYAVAGKVADAYDLLKEMRRKGCEPNAASYTVLIQALCTMERTEEAMGVFYDMEKSGCDADNMTYNALISGLCKCRKIDKAYELLDTMLQQGHIPDQITYLHIVLAHEKDEQLEECMELVDEMKKIDCFPDLKIYNTLIRLAFKLGEVKEGIDLWNEMEASRLSPGVDSFIILIHGLVEQDCLVEACNYFKEMIIRGLVSAPQYGTLKDLLNSLLRAEKLELAKDVWQCIVTQGCELNVSAWTIWIHALFSKGHVKDACSYCLEMMDANVMPHPSTFAKLMKGLRKLYNRQIAAEITEKVRKMAADRQITFKMYKRRGERDLKEKEKEKTDGRKRRARRRQWGQGCRKADTVI; the protein is encoded by the coding sequence ATGCGTAGATTATGTCTTAGATCATTACATTTCAGCAAAAACCCTTACAGTTTCCGGGTACCCATAGAATCTTATGTTGGAACGACGCATGATACTAATTTTTCAAACATATCTGCCCCTTATAATAATAACCCAGTTCCTCAAAATTCATCATCTCCTTGCAACCTTGATCTTGTCTCCCAGAAAAATGTGTTAGGATTGGTTTATGTAGACAGTGAGCCTCAAATTGGCAATCCTAGTTATCATAAATTTGATGAATTTGAGGCCGATgttgagaaaatatatagaaTTTTAAGGAAGTTCCATTCTAGGGTTCCGAAATTGGAGCTTGCTTTACAAGAATCTGGTGTAGTTATGCGACCTGGGTTAACAGAACGAGTATTAAAGCGTTGTGGGGATGCAGGGAATCTGGGTTATCAATTCTTTGTGTGGGCTTCGAAGCAGCCTGGTTATAGGCATAGCTATGATGTGTATAAGATAATGGTTAGGACTTTAGGTAAAATGAGGAAATTTGGAGCTGTTTGGGCAATAATAGAGGAAATGAGGAGGGAGAGTCCACATTTGGTTACCCCGGATCTGTTTGTTGTATTGATGAGAAGGTTTGCTTCTGCAAAGATGGTTCAGAAGGCGGTTGAAGTGTTAGATGAAATGCCTAAATTTGGGTGTGAACCTGATGAGTATGTCTTTGGGTGTTTGTTGGATGCTTTGTCTAAGAATGGGAGTGTCAAGGAGGCAACGTCATTGTTTGAGGATATGAGAATGAGGTTTATGCCCACCATCAAGCATTTTACGTCCTTGCTGTATGGATGGTGTAGAGAAGGGAAACTGTTGGAAGCGAAGCATATATTGGTCCAAATGAGAGAGTCAGGGTTTGAACCTGACATAGTAGTCTATAATAATTTGCTGAACGGGTATGCAGTAGCAGGGAAGGTGGCTGATGCGTACGATCTTTTGAAAGAAATGAGGAGGAAGGGTTGTGAGCCAAATGCAGCATCTTACACTGTCTTGATCCAGGCACTTTGTACCATGGAGAGAACTGAGGAAGCCATGGGAGTCTTTTATGACATGGAGAAAAGTGGCTGCGATGCTGATAATATGACTTACAATGCCCTAATCAGTGGACTATGCAAGTGTCGGAAGATAGATAAAGCCTATGAGCTTCTAGATACTATGCTTCAGCAAGGCCACATTCCTGATCAAATAACCTATCTGCATATAGTTTTGGCTCATGAGAAAGATGAGCAACTTGAAGAATGTATGGAGCTTGTGGATGAGATGAAAAAAATCGATTGCTTTCCTGATCTTAAAATATACAATACTTTGATCCGTTTGGCATTCAAATTGGGTGAGGTAAAAGAAGGTATTGACCTTTGGAATGAGATGGAGGCAAGTAGGCTTAGTCCTGGGGTGGATAGCTTCATTATACTGATTCATGGTCTTGTTGAGCAGGATTGTCTGGTTGAAGCTTGTAACTATTTCAAGGAAATGATAATTAGAGGACTTGTATCTGCTCCACAGTATGGGACACTGAAAGACTTACTGAACTCCCTTTTACGAGCGGAAAAACTTGAATTAGCTAAAGATGTGTGGCAATGTATCGTTACACAAGGGTGTGAACTGAATGTCAGTGCATGGACAATCTGGATCCATGCTCTTTTCTCAAAGGGGCATGTGAAAGACGCTTGTTCCTATTGCTTGGAAATGATGGACGCCAATGTGATGCCACATCCGAGCACTTTTGCAAAGTTGATGAAAGGTCTGAGGAAACTGTATAATAGACAAATTGCTGCTGAGATTACAGAAAAGGTGAGGAAGATGGCAGCAGATAGACAAATTACTTTCAAAATGTACAAAAGAAGGGGAGAAAGGGACTTGAAGGAGAAAGAAAAGGAGAAAACTGATGGAAGAAAGAGGAGGGCTCGCCGACGACAGTGGGGACAAGGATGTAGGAAAGCTGACACTGTCATTTGA